The following proteins are co-located in the Anomalospiza imberbis isolate Cuckoo-Finch-1a 21T00152 chromosome Z, ASM3175350v1, whole genome shotgun sequence genome:
- the MARVELD2 gene encoding MARVEL domain-containing protein 2, whose product MSRSSQGGRPGRSPLPRGASPGSAAAPLPPPPPLPLQPPFGPGGASPGPSGLAELRPVRRFIPDSWKNFFKGRRHPGSSWDSTASDIRYISDGVECSPPASPAPLQPETKTVPGSYTDPFGGSGGSYNSRKEAEAMLPSGEPSGSLERRAGTGQTYSERVEEYHQRYAYMKSWAGLLRILGVAELLLGAAVFACVTAYVHKDNEWYNMFGYSQPYGYGAGSAYGGYSYSGPKTPFVLVVAGMAWIVTIVLLVLGLSMYYRTILLDSNWWPLTEFGINVALFILYMSAAIVYVNDTNRGGLCYYQLFKTPINAAFCRVEGGQTAAIIFLFVTVILYLISAMVCLKLWRHEGARRHRELMEQEMKTQSSFPEKKYEGDDRPREEVSYRQLKSLERKPELLNGHIPAGHIPKPIVMPDYLAKYPVIQTNEMRDRYKAVFNDQFAEYKELSVEVHAVLKKFDELDALLKQLPHHPESIYEQERISKVLQEYRKKKNDPAFLEKKERCEYLKNKLSHIKQRIQDYDKVMNWNVET is encoded by the exons ATGTCGCGGAGCTCGCAGGGCGGGCGGCCCGGCAGGTCCCCACTTCCCCGCGGGGCCAGTCCTGGGtccgccgccgccccgctgccgccgccgcccccgctgcccctgcagccccccttcggccccggcggggccaGCCCGGGCCCCAGcgggctggcagagctcaggCCGGTTCGGCGGTTCATTCCGGACTCGTGGAAGAACTTCTTCAAAGGGAGACGCCACCCAGGTTCCAGCTGGGATAGCACGGCCTCCGACATCAGGTATATCTCGGACGGGGTCGAGTGCTCGCCGCCTGCCTCTCCCGCCCCGCTGCAACCAGAGACCAAGACGGTGCCTGGCTCCTACACGGACCCATTCGGGGGGTCGGGCGGGAGCTACAACTCTCGGAAGGAGGCCGAGGCCATGCTGCCCTCTGGAGAGCCCTCGGGCTCGCTGGAGCGCCGCGCTGGCACTGGGCAGACGTACAGCGAGCGGGTGGAAGAGTACCACCAGCGGTACGCCTACATGAAatcctgggcagggctgctcagaATCCTCGGCGTGGCGGAGCTGCTGCTTGGCGCCGCCGTCTTCGCCTGTGTCACCGCCTACGTACATAAGGACAACGAGTGGTACAACATGTTCGGGTACTCGCAGCCCTACGGATACGGGGCGGGCAGCGCCTACGGGGGATACTCCTACAGCGGGCCCAAAACGCCTTTCGTCCTGGTGGTGGCGGGAATGGCGTGGATCGTCACCATAGTGCTGCTCGTGCTGGGCCTATCCATGTACTACCGAACTATCCTCCTCGACTCCAACTGGTGGCCTCTGACCGAGTTTGGGATCAATGTGGCCTTGTTTATCCTGTACATGTCTGCTGCCATAGTGTACGTAAACGATACCAACCGAGGTGGGCTCTGCTATTACCAGTTGTTTAAGACTCCGATAAATGCGGCTTTTTGCCGTGTGGAGGGCGGTCAGACTGCAGCAATAATCTTCTTGTTTGTCACGGTGATCCTCTATCTAATTAGTGCAATGGTGTGCCTAAAGTTGTGGAGGCACGAAGGGGCCAGGAGGCACAGGGAATTAATGGAACAGGAG atGAAAACACAATCCTCTTTTCCAGAAAAGAAG TATGAAGGTGATGACAGACCAAGGGAAGAAGTCAGTTACAGGCAGCTCAAATcactggaaagaaaaccagagCTACTTAATGGTCATATACCTGCAGGTCACATTCCTAAACCTATAGTGATGCCAGACTACTTAGC gaaataCCCTGTAATTCAAACAAATGAAATGAGAGACCGGTATAAAGCAGTATTCAATGATCAGTTTGCTGAGTATAAAGAACTGTCTGTGGAAGTTCATGCTGTATTAAAAAAGTTTGATGAGTTGGATGCATTGCTGAAACAGCTTCCACACCATCCTGAAAGCATATAT GAACAGGAAAGGATATCAAAAGTTCTGCAGGAatacaggaagaagaaaaac GATCCTGCATTTCTGGAGAAAAAGGAGCGTTGTGAATATCTGAAGAATAAACTTTCTCACATAAAACAACGAATTCAGGACTATGATAAAGTTATGAATTGGAATGTAGAAACTTAG
- the GTF2H2 gene encoding general transcription factor IIH subunit 2 isoform X2, with protein sequence MMRHLYVVIDGSRTMEDQDLKPDRLTCTLKLLEYFVEEYFDQNPISQIGLIVTKSKRAEKMTELSGNSKKHVTALKKAVDMNCSGEPSLYNSLNLAMQTLKHMPGHTSREVLVVLSSLTTCDPANIYHLIKCLKAAKIRVSVIGLSAEVRVCTVLARETGGTYHVILDESHYKELLMHHVSPPPTSSTSECSLIRMGFPQHTIASLSDQDAKPSFNMAQLENNSDPGLTLGGYFCPQCRAKYCELPVECKVCGLTLVSAPHLARSYHHLFPLDAFQEVSLEEYKGERYCQGCQGEMKDQNVYICKVCQNAFCMECDLFVHDSLHCCPGCIHEHPAPVAI encoded by the exons ATG ATGCGTCACCTTTACGTGGTTATTGATGGATCGAGAACAATGGAGGACCAAGACTTAAAACCGGACAGACTTACGTGCACTCTGAAG TTACTGGAATATTTTGTTGAAGAGTATTTTGACCAGAATCCTATTAGTCAG ATTGGCTTAATTGTAACTAAGAgtaaaagagcagaaaaaatgaCAGAACTCTCAG GAAACTCAAAAAAGCATGTAACTGCTCTGAAGAAAGCAGTGGATATGAACTGCAGTGGAGAGCCTTCTCTATATAATTCCCTAAATTTGGCCATGCAGACTTTAAA GCACATGCCAGGACATACAAGCAGAGAGGTTTTGGTAGTCCTCAGCAGCCTGACGACGTGTGATCCAGCTAACATCTATCATCTAATTAAG tgtttaaaagcagcaaagatcAGAGTATCTGTCATCGGCCTAAGTGCTGAAGTTCGAGTTTGTACAGTACTTGCCCGAGAAACTGGTG GAACATACCATGTTATTTTGGATGAAAGTCATTATAAGGAGCTGCTGATGCACCATGTTAGTCCTCCACCCACCAGTTCAACTTCTGAGTGCTCCCTTATTCGAATGG GATTTCCTCAGCATACTATTGCTTCTCTATCTGATCAAGATGCAAAACCCTCCTTTAACATGGC GCAATTGGAAAATAACAGTGACCCGGGTCTTACACTGGGTGGATATTTTTGTCCTCAGTGCAGAGCCAAATACTGTGAGCTTCCTGTGGAATGCAAAGTCTGTG GTCTTACATTAGTGTCTGCACCTCACCTGGCTCGTTCTTACCATCACTTGTTTCCTTTAGATGCCTTTCAGGAAGTTTCACTGGAAGAATACAAAGGGGAACG gTATTGTCAGGGCTGCCAGGGAGAAATGAAAGATCAAAAT GTGTACATATGCAAAGTGTGTCAGAATGCATTTTGCATGGAATGCGATCTGTTTGTTCATGATTCTCTGcactgctgtcctggctgtATTCACGAGCACCCTGCTCCTGTAGCTATATGA
- the GTF2H2 gene encoding general transcription factor IIH subunit 2 isoform X1 yields the protein MDDEPERTKRWEGGYERTWEILKEDESGSLKATIEDILFKAKRKRLYEHYGQVRLGMMRHLYVVIDGSRTMEDQDLKPDRLTCTLKLLEYFVEEYFDQNPISQIGLIVTKSKRAEKMTELSGNSKKHVTALKKAVDMNCSGEPSLYNSLNLAMQTLKHMPGHTSREVLVVLSSLTTCDPANIYHLIKCLKAAKIRVSVIGLSAEVRVCTVLARETGGTYHVILDESHYKELLMHHVSPPPTSSTSECSLIRMGFPQHTIASLSDQDAKPSFNMAQLENNSDPGLTLGGYFCPQCRAKYCELPVECKVCGLTLVSAPHLARSYHHLFPLDAFQEVSLEEYKGERYCQGCQGEMKDQNVYICKVCQNAFCMECDLFVHDSLHCCPGCIHEHPAPVAI from the exons ATGGATGACGAGCCCGAGCGGACCAAGCGCTGGGAAGGAGGCTACGAAAGAACATG GGAAATTCTTAAGGAAGACGAATCCGGGTCGTTGAAGGCAACCATCGAGGACATTCTGTTCAAGGCAAAGAGGAAAAG ACTCTatgaacactatggacaagttCGGCTTGGAATG ATGCGTCACCTTTACGTGGTTATTGATGGATCGAGAACAATGGAGGACCAAGACTTAAAACCGGACAGACTTACGTGCACTCTGAAG TTACTGGAATATTTTGTTGAAGAGTATTTTGACCAGAATCCTATTAGTCAG ATTGGCTTAATTGTAACTAAGAgtaaaagagcagaaaaaatgaCAGAACTCTCAG GAAACTCAAAAAAGCATGTAACTGCTCTGAAGAAAGCAGTGGATATGAACTGCAGTGGAGAGCCTTCTCTATATAATTCCCTAAATTTGGCCATGCAGACTTTAAA GCACATGCCAGGACATACAAGCAGAGAGGTTTTGGTAGTCCTCAGCAGCCTGACGACGTGTGATCCAGCTAACATCTATCATCTAATTAAG tgtttaaaagcagcaaagatcAGAGTATCTGTCATCGGCCTAAGTGCTGAAGTTCGAGTTTGTACAGTACTTGCCCGAGAAACTGGTG GAACATACCATGTTATTTTGGATGAAAGTCATTATAAGGAGCTGCTGATGCACCATGTTAGTCCTCCACCCACCAGTTCAACTTCTGAGTGCTCCCTTATTCGAATGG GATTTCCTCAGCATACTATTGCTTCTCTATCTGATCAAGATGCAAAACCCTCCTTTAACATGGC GCAATTGGAAAATAACAGTGACCCGGGTCTTACACTGGGTGGATATTTTTGTCCTCAGTGCAGAGCCAAATACTGTGAGCTTCCTGTGGAATGCAAAGTCTGTG GTCTTACATTAGTGTCTGCACCTCACCTGGCTCGTTCTTACCATCACTTGTTTCCTTTAGATGCCTTTCAGGAAGTTTCACTGGAAGAATACAAAGGGGAACG gTATTGTCAGGGCTGCCAGGGAGAAATGAAAGATCAAAAT GTGTACATATGCAAAGTGTGTCAGAATGCATTTTGCATGGAATGCGATCTGTTTGTTCATGATTCTCTGcactgctgtcctggctgtATTCACGAGCACCCTGCTCCTGTAGCTATATGA